The following coding sequences lie in one Sinorhizobium fredii USDA 257 genomic window:
- a CDS encoding bifunctional 2-C-methyl-D-erythritol 4-phosphate cytidylyltransferase/2-C-methyl-D-erythritol 2,4-cyclodiphosphate synthase, protein MQPEEQFSCGVVVVAAGRGERAGQSADGPKQYRTIGDRPVIAHTLDIFATWPGTGPIVVVIHPEDEALLAAALKRMTCPIAVSVVHGGATRQLSVLAGLEALDKAGARHAMIQDAVRPFTDHALLDRCRAALEGGAEAALPAIAVADTLKRATDGRVVEETVPRTGLYAAQTPQCFRLEAILAAHRAASASGRSDFTDDASIAEWAGMPVVLVEGAVENVKLTLQRDLSMADERLTRHAIPDVRTGNGYDVHQLVEGDGVTLCGVFIPHDRRLSGHSDADVALHALTDALLATCGAGDIGDHFPPSDPQWKGAPSRIFLEHAARIVHERGGTITNADVSLIAEAPKVGPHRQQMRENLAAMLDIALDRCSVKATTNEKLGFVGRGEGIAAIATATVFYAPGTKA, encoded by the coding sequence ATGCAGCCGGAAGAACAGTTCTCCTGTGGCGTCGTCGTCGTCGCCGCCGGCCGCGGCGAGCGCGCCGGCCAATCTGCGGACGGGCCAAAGCAGTACCGCACGATCGGCGACCGTCCCGTTATCGCGCATACACTTGACATTTTCGCGACATGGCCGGGCACTGGCCCGATCGTCGTCGTCATCCATCCCGAGGACGAGGCGCTTCTCGCCGCGGCACTCAAGCGGATGACCTGCCCGATCGCGGTGTCGGTCGTCCACGGCGGTGCAACGCGGCAGCTCTCGGTTCTTGCCGGCCTCGAAGCGCTCGACAAGGCCGGCGCCCGACACGCGATGATCCAGGACGCAGTGCGTCCGTTCACCGACCACGCCTTGCTCGACCGCTGCCGCGCAGCGCTCGAGGGCGGCGCCGAGGCGGCACTTCCGGCCATCGCTGTCGCCGATACGCTGAAACGGGCGACGGACGGCCGCGTTGTCGAGGAGACGGTGCCGCGGACCGGCCTCTACGCAGCCCAGACACCGCAATGCTTCCGCCTCGAGGCGATCCTTGCCGCCCACCGCGCCGCAAGCGCCAGCGGCCGGAGCGACTTCACCGACGACGCATCCATCGCCGAATGGGCCGGCATGCCGGTCGTCCTCGTCGAAGGTGCGGTCGAAAACGTCAAGCTCACCCTTCAGAGGGACCTATCGATGGCCGATGAAAGGCTGACCCGCCACGCAATTCCCGACGTGCGCACCGGCAACGGCTATGACGTGCACCAGCTCGTCGAGGGCGACGGCGTCACGCTTTGCGGCGTCTTCATACCGCATGACCGCAGGCTCTCCGGCCATTCCGATGCGGACGTCGCCTTGCATGCCTTGACCGACGCGCTGCTTGCCACCTGCGGCGCCGGCGACATCGGCGATCACTTTCCGCCCTCCGACCCGCAGTGGAAGGGCGCGCCGTCCCGCATCTTCCTGGAACACGCGGCACGCATCGTGCACGAACGCGGCGGCACGATCACCAATGCGGACGTTTCGCTGATCGCGGAGGCGCCGAAGGTCGGCCCCCACCGCCAGCAGATGCGCGAGAATCTTGCCGCCATGCTCGACATTGCGCTCGACCGCTGCTCGGTCAAGGCGACCACCAACGAGAAGCTCGGCTTCGTCGGGCGCGGGGAAGGCATCGCCGCCATCGCCACGGCAACGGTCTTCTATGCGCCAGGGACCAAAGCCTGA
- the dusB gene encoding tRNA dihydrouridine synthase DusB, with protein MCLKDMHLPLPALSSSLRIGNVEIRNRVALAPMSGVTDLPFRRLAWRFGAGFVVTEMVASRELVCNAAESWARLKNSGIDPHIVQLAGREAHWMAEAAKIVEANGADIVDINMGCPAKKVTGGYSGSALMRDPDHALSLIEATVKAVRVPVTLKMRLGWDENSINAPLIARRAEAAGVQAITIHGRTRMQFYSGKADWDAIRAVRDAISIPLIANGDVDAVADATEILRRSGADAVMVGRSCQGRPWHAGVLAGAASQPDAAAIAAIFAEHYAMMLEFYGSEIGLRHARKHVAWYLERFAPDIAAAEKAEILTSKDVKLVSDRVATAIACSGLEPAREGMAA; from the coding sequence ATGTGCCTGAAAGATATGCATTTGCCACTGCCGGCCCTGTCATCGTCGCTCCGGATCGGGAATGTTGAAATCCGCAATCGGGTGGCGCTCGCGCCGATGTCCGGTGTAACCGACTTGCCCTTCCGCAGGCTTGCCTGGCGCTTCGGCGCCGGATTCGTCGTGACGGAAATGGTGGCAAGCCGCGAACTGGTCTGCAACGCCGCCGAATCATGGGCGCGGCTGAAGAATTCCGGGATTGATCCCCATATCGTCCAGCTTGCCGGGCGCGAGGCCCACTGGATGGCCGAGGCGGCCAAAATCGTCGAAGCCAACGGCGCGGACATTGTCGACATCAATATGGGCTGCCCGGCAAAGAAGGTCACCGGCGGCTATTCCGGCTCGGCGCTTATGCGCGATCCGGACCATGCCCTGTCGCTGATCGAGGCGACGGTCAAGGCCGTCCGCGTCCCGGTGACGCTGAAGATGCGGCTCGGCTGGGACGAGAACTCAATCAATGCGCCGCTGATTGCGCGCCGGGCCGAAGCTGCGGGCGTGCAGGCGATCACCATTCACGGCCGCACGCGCATGCAATTCTATAGCGGCAAGGCCGACTGGGACGCGATCAGGGCGGTTCGCGACGCGATCTCCATTCCTCTGATCGCCAATGGCGACGTCGACGCGGTCGCCGATGCCACGGAAATCCTGCGCCGCTCCGGTGCCGACGCCGTCATGGTGGGCCGCTCCTGCCAGGGGCGGCCGTGGCATGCAGGCGTGCTGGCCGGTGCCGCAAGTCAGCCGGATGCAGCGGCGATCGCGGCAATATTCGCCGAGCACTACGCGATGATGCTCGAATTCTATGGGTCGGAGATCGGGCTTCGTCATGCCCGCAAGCATGTCGCCTGGTATCTCGAGCGTTTCGCGCCGGATATTGCCGCCGCGGAAAAGGCGGAGATCCTGACGTCGAAGGACGTGAAACTGGTGAGCGATCGGGTTGCGACCGCGATTGCTTGCTCCGGCCTGGAGCCGGCAAGGGAGGGGATGGCGGCATGA
- a CDS encoding two-component system sensor histidine kinase NtrB — MTEKALVPEPAEGASDLSMAVLNAIQNPVILVDENGHVAFANWEAESFFGASANHLARHDISAFIPFGSPLLTLVEQVRERRAPVNEYRVDLSSPRLGADKLVDLYVAPVLSQPGSVVIVFQERSMADKIDRQLTHRAAARSVTGLASMLAHEIKNPLSGIRGAAQLLETSVNDEDRALTRLICDETDRIVSLVDRMEVFSDERPVDRVPLNIHSVLDHVKAIAKAGFARGIKISENYDPSLPPVYANRDQLVQVFLNLVKNAAEAIGDRPEGEIMLTTAYRPGIRLSVAGTREKISLPLEFCVHDNGPGVPSDLLPHLFDPFITTKTNGSGLGLALVAKIIGGHGGIVECDSQHSRTTFRVLMPASKGRAADDVTPMTEGTIA, encoded by the coding sequence ATGACCGAAAAGGCACTAGTTCCGGAACCGGCGGAAGGCGCGAGCGACCTCTCGATGGCCGTGCTGAACGCCATACAGAACCCGGTCATACTTGTTGACGAGAACGGGCACGTCGCCTTCGCGAATTGGGAAGCGGAGTCCTTCTTTGGGGCGAGCGCCAACCATCTCGCCCGCCACGATATCAGCGCCTTCATTCCGTTTGGCAGCCCGCTCCTGACGCTCGTCGAACAGGTGCGCGAAAGGCGCGCCCCGGTCAACGAGTACCGCGTCGATCTGAGCTCGCCACGCCTCGGAGCCGACAAGCTGGTCGACCTTTACGTGGCGCCGGTGCTGTCGCAGCCGGGATCCGTCGTGATCGTCTTCCAGGAACGCTCGATGGCCGACAAGATCGATCGGCAGCTCACCCATCGGGCCGCGGCGCGCTCGGTGACCGGCCTTGCCTCGATGCTGGCCCATGAGATCAAGAACCCGCTATCCGGCATCAGGGGCGCGGCCCAGCTCCTCGAAACATCGGTCAATGACGAAGACCGGGCACTCACGCGGCTGATCTGCGACGAGACCGACCGCATCGTCTCTCTCGTCGATCGCATGGAAGTGTTTTCCGACGAGCGGCCGGTCGATCGGGTGCCGCTGAATATCCATTCGGTTCTCGACCATGTGAAGGCAATCGCCAAGGCGGGCTTTGCCCGCGGCATCAAGATTTCCGAAAACTACGACCCTTCGCTGCCGCCGGTCTATGCCAACCGCGACCAGCTCGTCCAGGTATTCCTCAACCTGGTCAAGAACGCCGCCGAGGCGATTGGCGATCGGCCCGAAGGCGAGATCATGCTGACGACGGCCTACCGCCCGGGCATCCGGCTCTCGGTGGCGGGAACCCGCGAAAAGATTTCGCTGCCGCTGGAGTTCTGCGTCCACGACAACGGACCGGGCGTGCCGTCCGACCTGCTGCCGCATCTCTTCGATCCGTTCATCACCACGAAGACGAACGGCTCCGGTCTCGGGCTGGCGCTGGTGGCCAAGATCATTGGCGGCCACGGCGGCATCGTCGAATGCGACAGCCAGCACAGCCGCACGACTTTTCGCGTTCTGATGCCAGCCTCGAAGGGACGGGCGGCAGATGACGTAACACCGATGACAGAAGGAACCATTGCATGA
- the ntrC gene encoding nitrogen regulation protein NR(I) produces MTGATILVADDDAAIRTVLNQALSRAGYDVRITSNAATLWRWIAAGDGDLVVTDVVMPDENAFDLLPRIKKARPDLPVLVMSAQNTFMTAIKASEKGAYDYLPKPFDLTELIGIIGRALAEPKRRPSKLDDDSQDGMPLVGRSAAMQEIYRVLARLMQTDLTLMITGESGTGKELVARALHDYGKRRNGPFVAINMAAIPRDLIESELFGHEKGAFTGAQTRSTGRFEQAEGGTLFLDEIGDMPMDAQTRLLRVLQQGEYTTVGGRTPIRSDVRIVAATNKDLKQSINQGLFREDLYYRLNVVPLRLPPLRDRAEDIPDLVRHFVQQAEKEGLDVKRFDQEALELMKAHPWPGNVRELENLVRRLTALYPQDVITREIIENELRSEVPDSPIDKAAARPGSMSISQAVEENMRQYFASFGEALPPTGLYERVLAEMEYPLILAALTATRGNQIKAADLLGLNRNTLRKKIRELGVSVYRSSRTA; encoded by the coding sequence ATGACGGGCGCTACGATCCTCGTCGCGGATGACGACGCAGCCATTCGCACCGTGCTCAACCAGGCTCTCAGTCGTGCCGGATACGATGTGCGCATCACATCCAATGCAGCGACTCTGTGGCGCTGGATCGCCGCCGGCGATGGCGACCTGGTCGTCACCGATGTGGTGATGCCGGATGAGAACGCGTTCGATCTCCTGCCGCGGATCAAGAAAGCGCGACCTGACCTGCCGGTGCTGGTGATGAGCGCCCAGAACACCTTCATGACCGCCATCAAGGCGTCGGAGAAGGGCGCCTATGATTATCTCCCGAAACCCTTCGACCTGACCGAACTGATCGGCATCATCGGGCGGGCGCTCGCCGAGCCGAAACGGCGTCCTTCGAAGCTGGACGACGATTCGCAGGACGGCATGCCGCTTGTCGGCCGCTCCGCCGCCATGCAGGAAATCTACCGGGTGCTCGCCCGACTGATGCAGACCGACCTGACGCTGATGATCACCGGCGAATCGGGGACCGGCAAGGAACTGGTCGCACGCGCTTTGCACGACTACGGCAAACGCAGAAATGGTCCGTTTGTCGCGATCAACATGGCGGCGATCCCGCGCGACCTCATCGAGTCGGAATTGTTCGGTCATGAGAAGGGGGCGTTCACGGGCGCCCAGACGCGCTCCACCGGCCGCTTCGAACAGGCCGAGGGCGGAACGCTGTTCCTCGACGAAATCGGCGACATGCCGATGGATGCGCAGACGCGGCTCCTGCGCGTCCTCCAGCAGGGCGAGTATACGACCGTCGGCGGGCGCACGCCGATCCGCTCCGACGTGCGCATCGTCGCGGCGACGAACAAGGACCTGAAACAGTCGATCAATCAGGGACTTTTCCGCGAGGACCTCTACTATCGCTTGAACGTCGTGCCGCTGCGCCTGCCGCCGCTCAGGGACCGCGCCGAGGATATTCCCGATCTGGTTCGGCATTTCGTCCAGCAGGCCGAAAAGGAGGGGCTCGACGTCAAGCGCTTCGACCAGGAGGCGCTGGAACTGATGAAGGCGCATCCCTGGCCCGGCAACGTTCGCGAGCTTGAGAACCTCGTGCGCCGCCTGACCGCACTTTATCCACAGGACGTGATCACCCGGGAGATCATCGAAAACGAGCTGCGCTCGGAGGTGCCGGACAGCCCGATCGACAAGGCGGCGGCGCGTCCGGGCTCGATGTCGATCTCGCAGGCGGTTGAAGAGAACATGCGGCAGTATTTCGCGAGTTTCGGCGAAGCCCTGCCGCCCACCGGCCTTTACGAGCGCGTGCTTGCGGAAATGGAGTATCCGTTGATTCTAGCAGCCTTGACGGCGACGCGCGGCAACCAGATCAAGGCTGCCGATCTGCTCGGGCTGAACCGCAATACGCTCCGCAAGAAGATCCGGGAACTGGGCGTCTCGGTCTATCGGAGCTCACGCACCGCTTGA
- a CDS encoding sensor histidine kinase NtrY-like, which produces MVDGMALPLGTEEGGAAAQDRRASFALPGLMLATGALVCATLSLLVLLGLTPIRPERNIVIACAGINGVFVVGLIYLIAREIIRLLRARSKGRAAARLHVRIVALFSIVAITPAILVAIFASITLDVGLDRWFSLRTQAIVRSSLNVAQAYVLENASYLQGQTVSMANDLERNRQLYALDRTGFTELMTRQARGRGMLGAFLVRADGSAILQANISTERPLPAIPQDALKSTVAGQPTLIPPGVTNLVGAVVPLENFPGIYLYTLRNVDPEVMRSMRLMEENTAEYKALEAGRTSLQVAFGVLYIGFALIVLLAAIWTAIAVADRIVRPIRQLIGAADSVASGNLDVVVPVRAVDGDVGNLSRTFNKMVSEIRTQQDQILVAKDEVDQRRRFIEAVLSGVTAAVIGVGRDRRITIANPSSEEFLRKSAPGLLGASLREVAPEIEQVLVEAESRYRNDYRKQINIMRGGTERTLNVQVTREEGEGSQGSYVITIDDITDLVIAQRSTAWADVARRIAHEIKNPLTPIQLSAERLKRRYGRQIDQEDKAVFDQCTDTIVRQVEDIGRMVDEFSAFARMPKPTKEKSDLRSILKDAVFLREMGNSHITFVRDFGDEALEGQFDSRMLGQAFGNIVKNAVEAIEAVPAEAVRGAPRILVRSRRDDVTGRFVVDVIDNGKGLPTENRHRILEPYMTMREKGTGLGLAIVKKIIEDHGGQLELHDAPADFDGGVGAMIRVILPPAGETEGDETVKDKGNTNGG; this is translated from the coding sequence ATGGTGGATGGAATGGCCTTGCCATTGGGCACGGAGGAGGGAGGTGCGGCTGCCCAGGATCGGCGAGCCTCCTTCGCGCTCCCCGGCCTAATGCTGGCCACCGGTGCGCTGGTCTGCGCCACCCTGTCGCTGCTCGTCCTTCTTGGCCTCACCCCCATTCGGCCGGAGCGAAACATCGTCATTGCCTGCGCCGGCATCAATGGCGTCTTCGTCGTCGGACTGATCTATCTCATCGCTCGCGAGATCATCAGGCTGCTTCGCGCCCGCAGCAAGGGAAGGGCGGCTGCGCGGCTGCATGTGCGCATCGTCGCCCTGTTCTCGATCGTCGCGATAACGCCGGCCATCCTCGTTGCGATTTTTGCCAGCATCACCCTCGACGTCGGCCTCGACCGCTGGTTCTCGCTGCGCACCCAGGCGATCGTGCGCTCCTCGCTGAACGTCGCCCAGGCCTATGTGCTGGAGAATGCGAGCTATCTCCAGGGGCAGACGGTTTCGATGGCCAACGACCTCGAACGCAACCGACAGCTGTACGCCCTCGACCGCACCGGCTTCACCGAACTGATGACGCGGCAGGCGAGGGGACGCGGCATGCTCGGTGCATTCCTGGTTCGCGCCGACGGCAGCGCCATCCTGCAGGCCAATATCTCGACCGAGCGACCCTTGCCGGCCATTCCGCAGGACGCTTTGAAAAGCACGGTCGCCGGCCAGCCGACGCTCATTCCCCCGGGCGTGACCAATCTCGTCGGAGCGGTCGTACCGCTCGAGAATTTCCCGGGGATCTACCTCTATACGCTTCGCAACGTCGATCCCGAAGTCATGCGTTCCATGCGGTTGATGGAGGAGAACACCGCCGAATACAAGGCGCTCGAGGCGGGGCGCACGTCGTTGCAGGTCGCCTTTGGCGTCCTTTACATCGGCTTCGCGCTGATCGTGCTACTGGCGGCGATCTGGACCGCCATAGCGGTTGCCGACCGCATCGTCCGTCCGATCCGGCAGCTGATCGGGGCGGCCGACAGCGTCGCCTCGGGCAATCTCGATGTCGTCGTGCCGGTGCGCGCCGTCGACGGCGACGTCGGCAACCTGTCACGCACCTTCAACAAGATGGTCAGCGAGATCAGGACGCAGCAGGATCAGATTCTTGTCGCGAAGGACGAGGTCGATCAGCGCCGCCGCTTCATCGAAGCGGTGCTTTCCGGCGTCACGGCGGCGGTGATCGGCGTCGGCCGTGACCGCCGCATTACGATCGCAAACCCCTCGTCGGAGGAATTCCTGCGAAAATCGGCTCCCGGACTGCTCGGTGCGAGCCTGCGCGAAGTCGCGCCGGAGATCGAGCAGGTTCTGGTCGAGGCGGAAAGTCGCTACCGCAACGACTACCGCAAACAGATCAACATCATGCGTGGCGGAACCGAGCGCACCCTGAATGTTCAGGTGACCCGGGAGGAGGGCGAAGGTTCGCAGGGCTCCTACGTCATCACCATCGACGACATCACCGATCTGGTCATCGCCCAGCGCTCGACCGCGTGGGCGGACGTGGCCCGGCGCATCGCGCACGAGATCAAGAACCCGCTGACGCCGATCCAGCTTTCGGCCGAGCGCCTGAAGCGGCGCTATGGCAGGCAGATCGACCAGGAAGACAAGGCCGTGTTCGACCAGTGCACGGATACGATCGTGCGCCAGGTGGAAGACATCGGCCGGATGGTCGACGAGTTCTCGGCCTTTGCGCGCATGCCGAAGCCGACGAAGGAAAAGTCCGACCTACGCTCGATCCTGAAGGATGCGGTCTTCCTGCGCGAGATGGGCAACAGCCATATCACCTTTGTTCGCGATTTCGGCGACGAAGCGCTCGAGGGGCAGTTCGACAGCCGTATGCTCGGCCAGGCCTTTGGAAATATCGTCAAGAATGCGGTGGAGGCGATCGAGGCGGTCCCGGCCGAGGCGGTTCGCGGCGCACCCAGGATTCTGGTGCGCTCCCGTCGCGACGATGTGACCGGCCGCTTCGTCGTCGATGTGATCGACAATGGCAAGGGGCTGCCCACCGAAAACCGGCACCGGATTCTGGAGCCGTACATGACGATGCGCGAGAAAGGCACGGGGCTGGGTCTCGCTATCGTCAAGAAGATCATCGAGGACCATGGCGGACAATTGGAATTGCACGACGCACCGGCGGATTTCGACGGCGGCGTCGGAGCGATGATCCGCGTGATCCTGCCGCCCGCCGGCGAAACCGAGGGCGATGAGACTGTGAAGGATAAGGGTAATACCAATGGCGGCTGA
- the ntrX gene encoding two-component system response regulator NtrX, protein MAADILVVDDEEDIREIVSGILSDEGHETRTAFDSDSALAAINDRVPRLVFLDIWMQGSRLDGLALLDEIKGRHPDLPVVMISGHGNIETAVSAIKRGAYDFIEKPFKADRLILIAERALENSKLKREVFELKKRSGDPVELIGTSVAVSQLRQTIEKVAPTNSRIMIQGPSGSGKELVARMIHRKSTRATGPFVALNAAAITPDRMEIALFGTEGTAGQPRRTGALEEAHGGILYLDEVGEMPRETQNKILRVLVDQQFERVGGSKRVRVDVRIISSTAYNLESMIADGLFREDLYHRLAVIPVRVPALAERREDIPFLVDMFMRQVSEHAGIRPRKIGEDALAVLQAHDWPGNIRQLRNNIERLMILARTDGPDTPISADMLPNEVGDTLPKISAKGDQHIMTLPLREAREMFERDYLIAQINRFGGNISRTAEFVGMERSALHRKLKSLGV, encoded by the coding sequence ATGGCGGCTGACATTCTGGTTGTGGACGATGAGGAAGATATCCGTGAGATCGTCTCGGGTATCCTCTCGGACGAAGGTCACGAGACACGAACGGCTTTCGACAGCGACAGCGCGCTGGCGGCGATCAACGATCGCGTGCCCAGGCTTGTCTTCCTCGACATCTGGATGCAGGGCAGCCGACTGGACGGGCTGGCGCTGCTCGACGAGATTAAGGGCCGTCACCCCGATCTGCCGGTGGTGATGATCTCCGGCCACGGTAACATCGAGACGGCCGTTTCGGCGATCAAACGCGGTGCTTACGACTTCATCGAGAAGCCGTTCAAGGCCGATCGGCTGATCCTGATCGCCGAGCGGGCGCTGGAGAACTCCAAGCTCAAGCGCGAGGTCTTCGAGCTGAAGAAGAGATCCGGCGATCCGGTGGAACTCATCGGCACATCGGTGGCGGTCTCGCAACTGCGCCAGACGATCGAAAAGGTGGCCCCGACCAACAGCCGGATCATGATCCAGGGCCCCTCCGGCTCCGGCAAGGAGCTGGTGGCGCGCATGATCCATCGCAAGTCGACCCGTGCGACCGGTCCCTTCGTGGCCTTGAACGCGGCCGCCATCACGCCGGACCGCATGGAGATTGCTCTCTTCGGCACCGAGGGCACCGCCGGCCAGCCGCGCCGCACCGGTGCGCTGGAGGAAGCCCATGGCGGCATCCTCTATCTCGACGAGGTCGGCGAAATGCCGCGCGAGACGCAGAACAAGATCCTGCGGGTGCTCGTCGACCAGCAGTTCGAGCGGGTCGGCGGCTCGAAGCGCGTCAGGGTGGATGTCCGCATCATATCCTCGACCGCCTACAATCTCGAAAGCATGATCGCGGATGGCCTTTTCCGGGAGGATCTGTATCACCGCCTGGCCGTCATCCCGGTGCGGGTTCCGGCGCTGGCGGAGCGGCGGGAAGATATCCCGTTCCTGGTCGACATGTTCATGCGCCAGGTGAGCGAACATGCCGGCATCCGCCCGCGCAAGATCGGCGAGGATGCGCTCGCGGTCCTCCAGGCGCATGACTGGCCGGGCAATATCCGGCAATTGCGCAACAACATCGAGCGCCTGATGATCCTCGCCCGCACCGACGGGCCGGATACGCCGATCAGCGCCGACATGCTGCCGAACGAGGTGGGCGACACGCTGCCGAAGATTTCCGCCAAGGGCGACCAGCACATCATGACGCTGCCGCTGCGCGAGGCTCGCGAAATGTTCGAACGGGATTATCTGATCGCCCAGATCAATCGCTTCGGCGGAAACATCTCGCGCACTGCGGAATTCGTCGGCATGGAGCGTTCCGCGCTGCATCGCAAGCTGAAGTCGCTGGGTGTCTGA
- a CDS encoding D-amino-acid transaminase: MPRIAYVNGAYVRHSQAAVHVEDRGYQFADGVYEVCEVRHGFIVDLRRHLDRLDRSLGELKMDWPMSRAALIHVIREVLRRNRVRNGLFYLQVTRGVARRDHVFPAKNTPPSVVVTAKRTDAAAIARKNAEGISAITVLENRWERVDIKTVGLLPNVLARQQAKELGAQEAIFVDADGLVKEGAATNVWIVDAEGTLRTRPAEHGILRGITRTTLMEVAKPLRLKVEEKAFSVEEMLAAREVFVTAATSICFPVVSIDGKTIGNGHPGSIAQNIREAFFDVAEKTAI, encoded by the coding sequence ATGCCTAGAATTGCTTATGTCAACGGCGCCTATGTGCGCCATTCGCAAGCCGCAGTCCATGTGGAGGATCGCGGCTACCAGTTCGCCGATGGGGTCTACGAAGTTTGCGAGGTGCGGCACGGCTTCATCGTCGATCTCCGCCGCCATCTCGATCGTCTCGACCGGTCGCTGGGTGAACTCAAGATGGACTGGCCGATGAGCCGCGCCGCGCTGATCCACGTCATTCGCGAGGTGCTGCGGCGGAACCGCGTCCGCAACGGGCTTTTCTATCTTCAGGTGACGCGCGGTGTCGCGCGACGCGACCACGTTTTTCCGGCGAAGAACACGCCGCCCTCTGTCGTCGTAACAGCCAAGCGCACCGATGCCGCCGCAATCGCCCGCAAGAATGCCGAAGGCATCTCGGCGATAACGGTGCTGGAGAACCGCTGGGAGCGGGTCGATATCAAAACCGTCGGTCTTTTGCCGAACGTTCTCGCCCGCCAGCAGGCGAAAGAACTCGGCGCTCAAGAGGCAATCTTCGTCGATGCCGATGGCCTGGTCAAAGAGGGGGCGGCGACGAATGTCTGGATCGTCGATGCTGAGGGAACGCTGCGCACCCGTCCGGCCGAGCACGGCATCCTGCGCGGTATCACGCGCACGACACTGATGGAGGTAGCGAAGCCACTACGCTTGAAGGTCGAGGAAAAGGCCTTTTCTGTAGAGGAAATGCTTGCCGCACGGGAAGTGTTCGTCACCGCTGCAACGAGCATCTGCTTTCCGGTGGTTTCCATCGATGGAAAGACGATCGGCAACGGTCATCCCGGAAGCATAGCACAGAATATTCGTGAAGCCTTTTTCGACGTTGCGGAAAAGACGGCGATTTGA
- the hfq gene encoding RNA chaperone Hfq, which produces MAERSQNLQDLFLNTVRKQKISLTIFLINGVKLTGVVTSFDNFCVLLRRDGHSQLVYKHAISTIMPGQPLQMFENEEAAS; this is translated from the coding sequence ATGGCGGAACGTTCTCAAAACTTGCAGGATCTTTTTCTTAATACGGTTCGCAAGCAAAAAATATCATTGACCATTTTCCTTATCAATGGCGTGAAACTGACGGGTGTTGTGACATCGTTTGACAATTTCTGTGTCCTGTTGCGCCGTGACGGCCATTCTCAGCTCGTCTATAAGCATGCCATCTCGACCATCATGCCGGGCCAGCCTCTGCAGATGTTCGAGAACGAGGAAGCGGCATCCTGA